The following proteins come from a genomic window of Myroides odoratus DSM 2801:
- a CDS encoding OmpH family outer membrane protein produces the protein MRYLFIFLISIFGYSFSFAQGGSARVAYIDMELILQHVPEYTEASAQLASRAEGWKQEIDKKKEEIKKLKTDLANERVLLTRDLINEKEEDISSLEDDLLKYQQKYFGTDGEYFSQKISLAKPIQDQVFSMVQDIAEARKYDYVLDKNAETTMLIADKRYDISNLVIRRMTSARRKQNMTAEQVEAVEKEEKEEDAISLRQSRREEQQRRREEAERQMRQEQKEEKQKQQQNSNQQEQVNKEDTLKRQQEEKLKELEEKRAETERLRQEKIEAQKQALKQKQEEIEQKKQEDKQKREQLQLDREKQIKEQQEEAEKQKAAREKREQEEKDRRREEAEKQQKNEKNEELEKLIAERQAAEAKRRADIEQKKKEALEQRQRQIEETQRKQQEIKDRVQQEQEEKRKRMLQEQEEMKKQIEAAKSNK, from the coding sequence ATGAGGTATCTTTTTATTTTTTTAATCAGTATTTTTGGATATTCCTTTTCCTTTGCACAAGGTGGGTCTGCCCGAGTTGCTTATATTGATATGGAACTTATCTTGCAACACGTCCCGGAATACACCGAAGCTAGTGCACAATTAGCTTCCCGTGCAGAAGGCTGGAAACAAGAAATTGATAAGAAAAAGGAAGAGATTAAAAAACTCAAAACGGATTTAGCAAATGAAAGAGTATTGCTAACTCGTGATTTGATTAATGAAAAAGAAGAAGACATCAGTTCTCTTGAAGACGATCTTTTAAAATATCAACAAAAATATTTTGGTACAGATGGAGAGTACTTTTCGCAAAAAATAAGTTTAGCGAAACCGATTCAAGATCAGGTATTCTCTATGGTACAAGATATTGCTGAAGCTAGAAAATACGACTATGTTTTAGACAAAAATGCAGAAACTACGATGTTAATAGCGGATAAACGATATGATATTAGTAATTTAGTCATTCGTCGTATGACCTCTGCTCGAAGAAAACAAAACATGACTGCAGAACAAGTTGAAGCAGTAGAGAAAGAGGAAAAAGAAGAAGATGCTATTTCGCTTAGACAAAGTAGACGTGAAGAACAGCAACGAAGAAGAGAAGAAGCTGAACGTCAAATGCGTCAAGAACAGAAAGAGGAAAAGCAGAAACAACAGCAAAACTCTAATCAGCAAGAGCAGGTTAACAAAGAAGACACTTTAAAACGTCAGCAGGAAGAGAAGCTGAAAGAGTTAGAAGAAAAAAGAGCAGAAACTGAACGTTTAAGACAAGAAAAGATTGAAGCGCAAAAACAAGCGTTGAAACAAAAGCAGGAGGAAATTGAACAGAAGAAGCAAGAAGATAAACAAAAGAGAGAGCAACTTCAATTAGATCGAGAAAAGCAAATCAAAGAGCAGCAAGAAGAAGCTGAAAAGCAAAAAGCTGCTAGAGAAAAAAGAGAACAAGAAGAAAAAGATAGACGACGAGAAGAAGCAGAAAAACAGCAAAAGAATGAAAAGAATGAAGAACTTGAAAAATTAATTGCTGAAAGACAAGCTGCCGAAGCTAAGCGTAGAGCCGACATAGAGCAAAAGAAAAAAGAAGCCCTAGAACAACGTCAACGACAAATCGAGGAAACTCAACGTAAACAACAGGAAATTAAAGATCGTGTTCAACAAGAACAAGAAGAGAAACGCAAAAGAATGCTTCAAGAACAAGAAGAAATGAAAAAACAAATTGAAGCCGCAAAAAGTAACAAGTAA
- a CDS encoding pyridoxine 5'-phosphate synthase — MTKLSVNINKIATLRNSRGGNVPNLLKVAEDVQKFGAAGVTIHPRPDERHIRYQDARDLVQVVHTEYNIEGNPMDNFLKLVFECKPTQVTLVPDAVDALTSNAGWDTIKHKGFLTEVIQECKQQGIRTSIFVDPVLSMIEGAKMVGTDRIELYTEEFATQYGLGNEKGIEPYIKAAELAVELDLGINAGHDLSLDNIQFFKANIPNLLEVSIGHALIAESLYLGLENVVNMYINKLS; from the coding sequence ATGACGAAGCTATCTGTAAATATCAATAAAATTGCTACTTTAAGAAACTCTAGAGGTGGTAATGTACCTAATTTATTAAAAGTTGCTGAAGATGTTCAAAAGTTTGGCGCTGCGGGTGTAACCATTCACCCTCGACCAGATGAACGTCATATTCGCTACCAAGATGCAAGAGATTTGGTGCAGGTTGTACATACAGAATATAATATAGAAGGAAATCCAATGGATAACTTTTTAAAATTGGTCTTTGAATGTAAACCGACGCAGGTTACATTAGTACCGGATGCTGTTGATGCATTGACTTCTAATGCGGGTTGGGATACTATTAAACATAAAGGTTTCTTAACTGAAGTGATTCAAGAGTGTAAACAACAAGGAATTCGCACGTCTATTTTTGTGGATCCTGTGTTGAGTATGATTGAAGGAGCAAAGATGGTCGGAACAGATCGTATTGAATTGTATACTGAAGAATTTGCAACTCAGTATGGTTTAGGAAACGAGAAGGGAATTGAACCTTATATTAAAGCAGCAGAATTGGCTGTTGAATTGGATCTAGGGATTAATGCAGGGCATGATTTGAGTTTAGATAATATTCAATTCTTTAAAGCAAATATTCCAAATTTATTAGAAGTGTCTATTGGGCATGCCTTAATTGCAGAATCGCTTTATTTAGGATTGGAAAATGTAGTGAATATGTATATAAATAAATTGAGCTAA
- a CDS encoding BamA/OMP85 family outer membrane protein, producing MFQKGISLFALFIAGLICSSAQAQQGDNIPTLETPKTYILGDIKVTGKINYNPQTVVTFTGLNKGQKISVPGEEISDALKKLWKLGFFKDINFYETSVVNDTINLELTLNELPRLNSAKVKGFKKAKSETVIKEAKLTKGKIVNENLLSTTKYYLLNKYKKDGFYNTKVTLNTVPTDSTGRYVDLVVGIDKGKKVRISDITFDGNQQLTNKQLRKALKDTKKRSPFNPLRIFKPSKFIQSKYEEDLTRLVDKYKEKGYRDARIITDTTAYNPKTNRMAINIDVEEGNKYYIGDIRFIGNTVYTNNQLRNILGIDKGEVYNGVLLNKRIQDSSNPDAYDLTNQYQNNGYLFSNITPVEVKTANDTIDFEIRITEGPIARFNNITVRGNEYTHDHVIHRTLKTRPGEIWSKAMVMETMRRLGALNIFDAQAIVPDILNPDPTSGTVDVEWSVAEKGSSQIELQGGYGGGGFIGTLGLSFNNFSLRNIFNKKAYHPFPMGDGQSLALRLQGSSYYQTYSLSFSEPWLGRKKPVNLFGTIAYSTQNLYDYYNRRTDRSRGFNITTLQLGVAKQLSVPDDYFVLSHTLSFQYYDMKNYNTGLFTFGDGSSRNLAYQIELTRDNRGMDPNFPTFGSFFSISGKFTPPYSLFNNVDYKNLGNQQEYKYRSKAGQIDPNTGLVIPEGTYLNAAGQPVSNWQDATADASKVDQKRFNWLEYYKLKFKGDWYTTIFDKLVFRTVGEFGYMGAYNSNRGVVPFERFYVGGDGLVNFSLDGREVVQLRGYKNQALTPINQYGEQIGGTIYNKFTLELRYPITLKPSASVYVLSFAEAGAAYDSFKDYNPFDLKRSAGLGVRVIMPMFGLLGIDFGYGFDAPPGTTQKNGWETHFILGQQF from the coding sequence ATGTTTCAAAAAGGCATCTCACTTTTTGCTCTGTTTATTGCAGGTCTAATTTGTAGTAGTGCACAAGCACAGCAAGGGGACAACATTCCTACTTTAGAAACCCCTAAAACCTACATTTTAGGAGATATAAAAGTAACTGGTAAAATTAATTACAATCCTCAAACGGTTGTAACTTTTACAGGTTTAAATAAAGGTCAAAAAATTTCTGTTCCAGGAGAAGAGATTTCGGATGCTTTAAAAAAACTATGGAAACTTGGTTTTTTTAAGGACATCAATTTCTACGAAACATCTGTTGTTAACGATACTATCAATTTAGAGCTTACTTTAAATGAGTTACCTCGTTTAAATAGTGCTAAAGTAAAAGGCTTCAAAAAAGCGAAGTCTGAAACGGTAATCAAAGAAGCTAAATTGACAAAAGGGAAAATCGTTAATGAAAACTTACTTTCTACAACGAAATATTATCTTTTAAATAAGTACAAAAAAGACGGTTTCTACAATACAAAAGTTACATTAAATACGGTACCTACTGATTCAACAGGCAGATACGTAGATTTAGTTGTAGGTATTGACAAAGGAAAAAAAGTGCGTATTTCAGATATTACTTTTGATGGTAACCAGCAGTTAACAAACAAACAATTGCGCAAAGCATTAAAAGATACCAAAAAACGCAGTCCATTTAATCCGTTGCGTATTTTTAAACCTTCCAAATTTATTCAATCGAAATACGAGGAGGATTTAACACGCTTAGTGGATAAGTACAAAGAAAAAGGATACCGAGATGCACGTATTATTACAGATACGACTGCTTACAATCCTAAAACAAATCGCATGGCGATTAACATCGATGTAGAAGAAGGAAACAAGTACTACATCGGAGACATCCGTTTCATTGGAAACACTGTTTATACCAATAATCAACTTCGCAATATCTTGGGGATTGATAAAGGAGAAGTATACAATGGCGTGTTATTAAATAAACGTATTCAAGATTCTTCTAATCCAGATGCGTATGATTTAACCAATCAATATCAAAACAACGGATATTTATTCTCTAATATTACTCCAGTAGAGGTAAAAACAGCGAATGATACGATTGATTTCGAGATTCGAATCACAGAAGGTCCTATCGCGCGTTTCAACAATATTACTGTTCGCGGAAACGAATATACGCATGATCACGTTATCCACCGTACGTTAAAAACAAGACCTGGAGAAATCTGGAGCAAGGCGATGGTTATGGAGACAATGCGTCGTTTAGGAGCATTGAATATTTTTGATGCACAAGCCATTGTACCAGACATTTTGAACCCAGATCCAACTTCAGGAACGGTAGATGTGGAATGGTCAGTAGCTGAAAAAGGTTCAAGCCAGATTGAGTTACAAGGAGGATACGGTGGAGGAGGTTTCATCGGAACCTTAGGATTGTCATTCAATAACTTCTCTTTGAGAAATATCTTCAATAAAAAAGCATACCATCCATTCCCAATGGGAGATGGTCAATCTTTGGCTTTGAGATTACAAGGAAGTTCATACTACCAAACGTATAGTTTGAGTTTCTCTGAACCATGGTTAGGTAGAAAAAAACCAGTAAACTTATTTGGTACCATTGCTTATAGTACACAAAACTTATACGACTACTACAACAGAAGAACAGACCGTAGTAGAGGTTTTAATATTACAACGTTACAATTAGGGGTTGCGAAACAATTAAGTGTTCCAGATGATTATTTTGTATTATCACATACACTTAGTTTCCAATACTATGATATGAAGAACTATAACACTGGACTATTTACGTTTGGTGATGGTTCATCGCGAAATTTAGCGTATCAAATTGAATTAACGAGAGACAACCGAGGAATGGATCCAAACTTCCCTACTTTCGGTTCGTTCTTTAGTATCAGTGGAAAATTCACTCCACCTTACTCGTTATTCAACAATGTTGACTACAAGAATTTAGGAAATCAACAAGAATACAAATACAGATCTAAAGCAGGACAAATTGATCCAAATACTGGATTAGTAATTCCTGAAGGTACTTACTTAAATGCAGCTGGACAACCAGTAAGCAACTGGCAAGATGCTACTGCTGATGCGAGTAAGGTTGACCAAAAACGATTCAACTGGTTAGAATATTATAAATTAAAATTCAAAGGTGATTGGTATACCACAATTTTTGATAAATTAGTATTTAGAACGGTAGGAGAATTCGGTTATATGGGAGCGTACAATAGCAACCGTGGTGTTGTTCCATTTGAGCGCTTCTATGTAGGAGGTGATGGATTAGTAAACTTCTCATTGGATGGCCGTGAGGTTGTTCAGTTGAGAGGGTACAAAAACCAAGCATTGACACCAATTAATCAATATGGTGAACAAATTGGTGGTACGATATACAATAAATTCACCCTAGAATTACGTTATCCTATTACACTAAAACCAAGTGCCTCAGTATATGTATTATCATTTGCAGAAGCAGGAGCAGCATATGATTCATTCAAAGATTACAATCCATTCGATTTAAAACGATCTGCTGGATTGGGTGTTCGTGTGATTATGCCTATGTTTGGTCTATTGGGTATTGACTTTGGATATGGATTTGATGCACCTCCAGGAACAACGCAGAAAAACGGTTGGGAGACTCACTTCATCCTTGGTCAACAGTTTTAG
- a CDS encoding OmpH family outer membrane protein, with translation MKKMKSLLIAAVMFFGVSLTTATAQTKVAHIDVQALITEMPAMKSAEAELKTLSEKYQKEYGTMVSEYQTKAQKYQTEAPTVGDKVNEDRQKEVEDLLQRIQQFQTTASQDLQKKEVDLTQPIFEKARTAIQKVARAQGIQYVLDSSMGSGVLLADGTNLAADVKKELGIK, from the coding sequence ATGAAAAAAATGAAATCCTTATTGATTGCAGCAGTAATGTTTTTTGGCGTTAGCTTAACAACAGCAACAGCTCAAACTAAAGTTGCACACATCGATGTTCAAGCTTTGATTACAGAAATGCCTGCTATGAAATCAGCTGAGGCAGAATTGAAAACATTAAGCGAAAAATATCAAAAAGAATACGGAACAATGGTATCTGAGTACCAAACAAAAGCTCAAAAATACCAAACTGAAGCACCTACTGTAGGAGACAAAGTAAACGAAGATAGACAAAAAGAAGTTGAAGATCTTTTACAAAGAATCCAACAGTTCCAAACTACAGCTTCACAAGATTTACAAAAGAAAGAGGTTGATTTAACACAACCAATTTTTGAGAAAGCTAGAACTGCAATCCAAAAAGTAGCTCGTGCTCAAGGAATCCAATATGTTTTAGATTCTTCAATGGGTTCAGGAGTTTTATTAGCTGATGGTACAAACTTAGCAGCTGATGTAAAAAAAGAATTAGGTATTAAATAA
- a CDS encoding isoprenyl transferase — translation MKLKEQINMSNLPKHIAIIMDGNGRWAKQRGFLRTIGHENGVKSLRTTITTCGELGVDYLTLYAFSTENWNRPKYEVDKLMELLIKALTKEIPTFMKNDIALNAIGNIDLLPEKVREKLTDAIDKTKENKRMTVTLALSYGSRAEIIHAIKEISIKVKNNIISEDNIDESIINEHLYTHNMPDVDLLIRTSGEQRISNFLLWQIAYAELYFTEVLWPDFSEDELYRSILSYQNRERRFGKTSEQIK, via the coding sequence ATGAAATTGAAAGAACAAATTAACATGAGCAATCTACCAAAGCACATTGCAATTATCATGGATGGCAATGGTAGATGGGCGAAACAGAGAGGTTTTCTACGAACAATAGGCCATGAGAATGGTGTGAAATCCCTCAGAACAACCATCACAACATGCGGCGAATTAGGCGTTGACTATTTAACCCTATACGCTTTTTCTACAGAAAATTGGAATAGACCCAAATATGAAGTAGACAAACTGATGGAATTATTGATTAAAGCGCTGACTAAGGAAATCCCAACTTTTATGAAGAATGATATCGCTTTAAATGCGATAGGAAATATTGATTTACTTCCAGAAAAAGTTCGAGAAAAGTTAACAGACGCAATTGATAAAACGAAAGAAAACAAAAGGATGACTGTAACTTTAGCATTAAGTTATGGCTCCAGAGCAGAAATAATACACGCAATTAAGGAAATTTCTATTAAAGTTAAAAATAATATAATTTCAGAAGACAATATTGACGAATCAATTATTAATGAGCATCTTTACACGCATAATATGCCCGATGTTGATTTGTTAATTCGCACAAGTGGAGAGCAAAGAATAAGTAATTTCTTACTTTGGCAAATCGCTTATGCGGAATTGTATTTTACGGAAGTATTATGGCCAGACTTCTCTGAGGACGAACTATATCGTTCTATTCTATCCTATCAAAACAGAGAGAGAAGATTTGGAAAAACTAGTGAACAAATTAAATAA
- the porG gene encoding type IX secretion system protein PorG: MKKALITFILLLTMPLAYAQIHEVGFGLGGTNYVGDIGSAQFINPKNIGYNVFYRWNKSPRHSYRLSFSQHKLTGNDLDASSESRKERGLRFDNTLQQLSLGIEFNFFEFDLHQENFAMTPYLYAGLSGIRYSDIYHRNKKMIKGDKKYNAAIPFAAGMKIRVNPQININAEVTATYTFTDNLDGSHPTSSSTKRYRFGKSGNDWFFYSGITISYTFGHNPCYCAD; the protein is encoded by the coding sequence ATGAAAAAGGCCTTAATTACATTTATCTTACTACTTACCATGCCTTTAGCATACGCTCAAATCCATGAGGTAGGCTTTGGTTTAGGTGGTACAAACTATGTAGGTGATATTGGATCTGCACAGTTTATCAATCCAAAAAATATAGGCTATAACGTTTTTTATAGATGGAACAAAAGCCCTAGACATTCGTATCGTTTGAGTTTTAGTCAACACAAACTAACAGGAAATGATTTGGATGCGTCTAGTGAAAGTAGAAAAGAAAGAGGCTTGCGTTTTGATAATACACTACAGCAATTGAGCTTGGGTATTGAATTTAATTTTTTTGAATTCGATTTACACCAAGAGAATTTCGCCATGACTCCTTATCTTTACGCTGGTTTATCAGGTATTCGTTATTCTGATATTTACCACAGAAATAAAAAAATGATTAAAGGGGATAAAAAATACAATGCAGCAATACCGTTTGCTGCAGGAATGAAAATTCGAGTAAATCCTCAGATTAATATCAATGCAGAAGTTACCGCAACTTATACTTTTACCGATAATTTAGATGGTAGTCACCCTACTTCTTCTAGTACCAAACGCTATCGTTTTGGAAAAAGTGGAAATGACTGGTTTTTTTATTCGGGAATTACAATAAGTTATACTTTTGGACATAATCCTTGTTATTGCGCAGATTAA
- a CDS encoding NAD kinase: MKFAIYGQTNKTIVQQIVQRLLNVLETYNPTIIFESNFYNLLNEINILPTTYETFGDENELPTDVNFFISIGGDGTMLRAANFIKDKNIPIVGINAGRLGFLANIQEDAIEEHLPHLFKQTYKLSKRALLTIACDPIANSNFDINFALNDITVSRKNTTSMITVETYLDNEYLATYWADGLIISTPSGSTGYSLSCGGPIIEPETGCFVITPLAPHNLNVRPLVIRDNLTIKLKVNARESQFLLSVDSSTQAVNNETEVTISKAPFTINLVEFPQQSFIKTLRNKLLWGEDKRN, translated from the coding sequence ATGAAATTTGCAATTTACGGGCAAACCAATAAAACCATTGTACAACAAATCGTTCAACGACTTTTAAACGTATTAGAGACTTACAATCCTACTATTATCTTTGAAAGTAACTTTTACAATCTTTTGAACGAAATCAATATATTGCCAACGACGTATGAAACCTTTGGAGATGAGAATGAACTTCCTACGGATGTGAATTTCTTTATCAGTATTGGTGGCGATGGTACGATGTTGCGAGCCGCAAATTTTATTAAAGATAAAAACATTCCCATTGTTGGAATCAATGCTGGTCGTTTGGGATTTTTAGCTAATATCCAAGAAGATGCTATTGAAGAACATTTACCACATTTATTTAAACAAACGTATAAATTATCGAAGAGAGCCTTACTCACCATTGCATGTGACCCTATAGCTAATTCCAATTTCGATATTAATTTTGCCTTAAACGACATCACGGTATCGCGTAAAAACACGACCTCCATGATTACGGTTGAAACTTATTTAGACAATGAGTATTTGGCTACCTATTGGGCAGATGGGTTAATTATTTCAACACCTTCTGGATCGACAGGGTACTCGCTAAGCTGTGGAGGCCCTATTATTGAACCTGAAACAGGTTGTTTTGTGATTACTCCTTTGGCCCCTCACAATTTAAATGTTCGCCCATTGGTCATTCGAGATAATCTTACGATTAAATTAAAAGTAAATGCAAGAGAAAGCCAGTTTTTACTTTCTGTAGATAGTAGTACACAAGCGGTAAACAACGAAACAGAAGTAACTATTTCGAAAGCACCTTTTACGATTAATTTGGTAGAATTTCCACAACAAAGTTTTATCAAGACATTGCGAAATAAATTGCTTTGGGGAGAAGACAAACGCAATTAA
- a CDS encoding PorP/SprF family type IX secretion system membrane protein: protein MKIFKKRYLAVALLVTQMSNAQDGGLPMYSDYLADNYYLIHPAMAGLKNSTQVRGAIRQQWGDTDDAPQTQTLTINTRVGERSGIGIIAFKDKNGYHSDTGAKLTYAHHITFSESRYELNMLSFGMSAGFARTTLDETEFGSAYDPILSGGLEVKDSYFSVDFGAAYHRGDFFSMFTVKNAVTSKRELYTDAESSNFRRYLLGGGYTFGNTRYNGGWMYEPSVLVQYVEETEMKLADVNMKVYKTFDNAKLWAGVSYRRDFNRAEYMKSGKTKKQANQSISPLLGGSYKMFSLTYTYTHELGDNTFNKGGFHLFTLGVNLFGKRSSLDCNCPNLHD, encoded by the coding sequence ATGAAAATATTTAAGAAAAGATATTTAGCAGTTGCGTTATTGGTTACTCAAATGAGTAATGCGCAAGACGGTGGATTACCTATGTATTCGGATTATTTAGCTGATAACTATTATTTGATTCACCCTGCAATGGCTGGTCTAAAAAATAGTACACAGGTAAGAGGAGCGATAAGACAACAATGGGGAGATACAGATGATGCACCGCAAACTCAAACTTTAACAATCAATACCCGCGTCGGAGAACGATCGGGTATTGGTATCATCGCTTTCAAAGATAAGAATGGGTATCATTCAGATACAGGAGCGAAGTTGACGTATGCGCACCATATTACATTTAGTGAATCGCGTTATGAATTGAATATGTTATCCTTTGGTATGAGTGCAGGTTTTGCGCGTACTACATTGGATGAAACAGAGTTTGGTTCTGCATATGATCCGATTTTAAGTGGTGGTCTTGAAGTAAAAGACAGCTATTTCTCTGTTGACTTTGGAGCAGCTTATCACCGTGGGGATTTTTTCTCTATGTTCACGGTTAAAAATGCAGTTACGAGTAAAAGAGAATTGTACACGGATGCAGAAAGCAGTAACTTCCGCCGCTATTTATTAGGTGGGGGGTATACATTCGGAAACACACGTTACAATGGTGGATGGATGTACGAGCCTTCGGTTTTAGTACAATATGTTGAAGAAACTGAAATGAAGTTAGCAGATGTGAATATGAAAGTGTATAAAACATTTGACAATGCAAAGCTTTGGGCAGGGGTTTCTTACAGACGCGACTTTAACAGAGCCGAGTACATGAAAAGTGGTAAAACGAAGAAACAAGCAAATCAAAGTATTAGTCCACTATTAGGAGGATCTTACAAGATGTTTAGTTTGACTTACACGTATACACATGAATTAGGAGATAATACGTTTAACAAAGGAGGATTCCACTTGTTTACACTTGGAGTTAATTTATTTGGAAAACGAAGTTCATTAGATTGTAACTGTCCTAACTTACATGATTAA
- a CDS encoding CBS domain-containing protein — protein MITLESLFIDAPTLTSDMQVSEAIAFLDQHEYSHLSLVDSDNKWIGNIATDLLYDVDETEKIANLQYHVESFFAFVSDDLAKIADTFILNSCNLLPVLDEEMYLKGMLPKAALTANLLESTFLTEPGTTLIIEINAEAYSLSTVVQLVESNNTKLLGILVLQTKDNQTQLLLRLSQRNIEAIIQDFRRFDFTIVSHHDEDLHQNKLIEHSNYLNKFLNL, from the coding sequence TTGATAACTTTAGAATCTTTATTCATCGATGCGCCTACCCTCACTAGCGATATGCAGGTGAGTGAGGCCATAGCCTTTTTAGATCAACACGAGTATTCGCATCTTTCCCTTGTCGATTCAGATAACAAGTGGATAGGCAATATCGCAACCGATTTACTATATGATGTGGATGAAACAGAAAAGATTGCGAATCTACAATATCATGTAGAATCTTTCTTTGCTTTTGTTTCTGATGACTTAGCTAAAATTGCTGATACGTTTATTCTCAATAGCTGCAATTTATTACCTGTTCTTGATGAAGAAATGTACCTCAAGGGCATGTTACCCAAAGCAGCATTAACAGCAAATTTGCTAGAAAGCACTTTTTTAACTGAACCTGGAACGACGCTCATTATAGAAATTAACGCTGAAGCTTACAGTCTTTCTACTGTGGTGCAACTTGTAGAAAGTAACAATACTAAATTACTCGGTATTCTAGTACTTCAAACCAAAGACAATCAAACCCAACTTCTATTGCGTCTTAGTCAACGAAACATTGAGGCAATTATTCAAGACTTTAGACGTTTTGATTTTACGATTGTTTCGCATCATGACGAAGACTTACATCAAAACAAGTTGATTGAGCATTCCAATTATCTAAACAAATTTTTAAACCTATAG
- a CDS encoding gamma carbonic anhydrase family protein, giving the protein MIIKEIRGKYPQIAADCYIAENATIVGDVTIGESCSVWFNAVIRGDVNSITIGNQVNIQDGAVIHCTYEKHPTVIGNNVSIGHNAMVHGCVVHDNVLIGMGAIVMDNCVVHSNTIIAAGAVVTQNTVIESGSIYAGVPAKKVKDINASNFAGEIERIATNYVMYSSWFKE; this is encoded by the coding sequence ATGATAATAAAAGAAATAAGAGGGAAATACCCTCAAATAGCAGCGGATTGTTATATTGCCGAAAATGCAACTATCGTTGGTGATGTTACGATAGGAGAATCGTGTAGTGTTTGGTTCAATGCTGTAATACGCGGAGATGTGAATTCGATTACCATAGGAAATCAAGTCAATATTCAGGATGGAGCGGTGATTCATTGTACCTATGAAAAACATCCAACAGTGATTGGAAACAATGTATCTATTGGACATAATGCCATGGTACATGGTTGTGTTGTACATGATAATGTGTTGATTGGAATGGGGGCGATTGTAATGGATAATTGTGTGGTGCATAGCAACACCATTATTGCCGCGGGAGCTGTTGTAACTCAAAACACGGTAATTGAATCTGGGAGCATTTACGCGGGGGTTCCTGCCAAGAAAGTAAAAGATATCAATGCTTCTAACTTCGCTGGGGAAATAGAGCGTATAGCAACGAATTACGTGATGTACTCTAGTTGGTTCAAAGAATAA
- the murI gene encoding glutamate racemase, translated as MKNTNPIGLFDSGIGGTTIWQEIHKLMPTEDTIFLADQKNAPYGTQTKEAILALSHKNVQYLVDQGCKLVVVACNTATTNAIQELRSSFAIPIIGIEPAIKPASLLTKTSTIGVLATKGTITSDLFTSKLKLYPNVKIIEQIGYNLVTLIESGQLHSQEMKDLLQLYLLPMVEQGMDTLVLGCTHYPYLTPIIKTLIPEHILIIDSGEAVAKHTQKILGEHHLLTTRTNKGNTVFYTNVDPSILQTFAPDDIQVQQIEF; from the coding sequence ATGAAAAATACAAATCCCATTGGTCTATTTGACTCTGGTATAGGTGGAACCACAATATGGCAGGAGATACACAAACTAATGCCTACGGAAGACACCATTTTTTTAGCCGATCAAAAGAATGCTCCTTATGGTACACAAACCAAAGAAGCTATTCTTGCCTTATCTCATAAAAACGTACAATACCTCGTTGATCAAGGTTGTAAACTTGTGGTTGTTGCGTGTAATACAGCTACAACCAATGCCATTCAAGAGTTGCGTTCTTCTTTTGCTATTCCTATTATTGGAATAGAACCTGCAATTAAACCTGCATCCTTATTGACTAAGACCTCAACTATAGGCGTTTTAGCTACAAAAGGAACCATTACAAGTGATTTATTTACTTCTAAGCTAAAACTATACCCAAACGTTAAGATAATTGAGCAAATAGGCTATAATCTCGTTACCTTGATTGAGTCCGGGCAACTGCACTCCCAAGAAATGAAAGATCTTTTACAACTGTATCTCTTACCGATGGTAGAACAAGGCATGGATACCCTTGTATTAGGCTGTACGCACTATCCTTACTTAACGCCGATCATTAAGACTCTAATACCCGAACATATATTGATTATAGATTCTGGGGAAGCTGTAGCAAAACACACGCAAAAAATATTGGGAGAACATCATTTACTGACCACCCGTACAAACAAGGGCAATACTGTATTTTACACAAACGTTGACCCTAGTATTTTACAAACTTTTGCACCTGACGATATCCAAGTTCAACAAATTGAATTTTAA